Within Nitrospiraceae bacterium, the genomic segment ACGCTGCCGGATTCGTTCGATGTCTTCGAGTGGCACGGAGAGGTCTTCGACCTGCCCAAAGACTGTGTACCACTGGCCGGTTCAGCAGTCGCCCCGCTCCAAGCCTTTCGGTATGGAGCCCGCGCCTACGGGTTGTTGTTCCACCTAGAAATGGAAGCATCTGGTATCGACTCGTTGTGCCGAGAATGTGCACCGGACCTTATAAAAGCGCGACTGACCGCTCAAGAAGTGAAGACCGCTGCGATTCCGTACCTCCCCGCTCTGCACCAGTTCGCCGATCGACTGATTGACTATCTGCTCCCTCCACAACGTTGATTGCTGGTTGGTTTCTGAAGTACCCTGAACAGCTCAAACCAAGCGATCAGCTGTCAACCTTCAGCTAGAAGATATGGGCTGAAAGCTGATCGCTAACGGCTGAGTGCGAATCATGAAAGGAGCCAGACCAAACATGGGCGGTTTTCCAATCGAAGTTGCAACCAGAATTAAGACACTTCCCCTCTACCTTTTTGCCGCGATCGACAAGATGAAGCAGGAAGCGATCGCGCGGGGGGTGGATATCATCAACCTCGGCATCGGTGACCCGGATCTGCCGACGCCGGCCCCGATCATTGAGAGCCTCGCACAAGCGGCTAAGAATCCCAAGCACCACCAATATCCGTCCTACGAAGGCATGCTGACGTTCCGTAAAGCCGTGGCCGATTGGTACAAGCGACGCTTCGACGTAACGCTCGATCCGGCCAACGAAGTGCTAACCTTGATCGGCTCGAAGGAAGGCATCGGCCACATCCACCTCGCGTTCGTCGACCCGGGCGACGTGGTATTGGTTCCAAGCCCCGGCTATCCCGTGTACCCGGTGGGGACCAGTTTCTCCGGCGGGGTATCCCACATTATGCCACTCACGAAATCGAACGGCTTCCTACCGGATTTGAAGGCGATCCCCAAAGACGTCGCGAAGAAAGCCAAATTGATGTGGCTGAATTCGCCGAATAATCCGACCTCTGTCATTATGACCAAGGACTACTTCAAGCGTGTTGTCGAGTTTGCCCATGAGAATCAAGTCATCGTCTGTCACGACGCAGCCTACTCGGAAATTTTCTACGACGGCAGGCGGCCGGCGAGCTTTCTGGAGGTTGAGGGAGCCAAGGACGTCGGGGTGGAATTTCATTCGTTGTCCAAAACTTACAACATGACCGGTTGGCGTATCGGCTTTGCGGTGGGCAACAAAGATGTCTTGGCCGGACTCGGCAAGGTGAAGAGCAATTTGGACTCCGGTTGCTTCGAGGCGATCCAGGCAGCTGGGATCACAGCCTTGGGCCTGGACGATTCCGTCACAGACGGCTTGAGAAAAGTTTATCAGGAGCGGCGCGATACATTGGTGCCCGGCTTGAAGAAACTGGGGTTGGAGGTTGATCCGCCTCCGGCCGCCTTTTATGTCTGGGTAACCGTTCCGAAAGGGTACACGTCTGCTTCTTTCACGGCTCATTTATTGGAAAAGGCCGGCATCGTGACGACACCGGGCAATGGTTTCGGTGCACCGGGCGAAGGGTACATCAGGATGACCGTGTGTACGACGAAGGAACGTCTGGCGGAGGCGGTAGAGCGGATCAAGAAGGCGGGATTCTGAGAAACAGTGAGACGTGATGCGTTATGCGCATGATCTCGAACAGCCCACCTTCTGACGCATGACGCATAACGAGCGATGAGAGAGACTGTCTTCATCGGGTTCGGGTCGAACGTCGGCGACCGAGTCGATTTCTGCGACCGGGCTGTGACCTTGTTGAGTCTGCTGCCCCATTCTCAAGTCGCGGGCGTCTCGCTGCTCTATGAAACGGAGCCGGTCTACGACCATGCTCAACCCGGAGACGGCTGGTTTCTCAACGGGGCCATCCAGTTGGACACCGAGGTCACCCCACGCAGCCTTCTGACGGTGCTTCGCGAAATCGAGCGCTCGCTCGGGCGGGATGACGAAAACCGATTAGGCCCGAGAACCATCGACCTGGACATCCTCTTCTACGGACAGCGGATTATCAACGAGCCTGACCTTGTCGTGCCGCATCCGCGACTCCATCAACGCCGATTCGTCCTCATGCCCTTGAGCGAACTCGATCCCCTGTGGATGCATCCGACGCGCCAGCGTACAGTCAGTCAGATGCTCGCCGAGGCGCAGGATCGGTCAGAGGTCCGCCTGCTGTTTCCCCAGCCTTCCATGCGGTATGGGTCACGCCCCGCGTGTAGTCCCCCTCAAGGCTCATGAAAATCATCCGCTCCCTTCAGGCCATGACCGCATGGAGCGAGGCGCTCCGCCGCGAAGGCGTGACCATCGGGTTTGTCCCGACGATGGGGGCGTTGCACGACGGCCATCGCGCCTTGATCCGTGCCGCTCGATTGCAATGCGACGCGTTGGTCGTGAGCATCTTCGTGAATCCGACCCAGTTCGGTCCCCAAGAAGATCTCGCCACCTATCCGCGCCCCATCGCGAAAGATCGCGCGCTCTGCAGGGCAGAAGGAGTCGACGTCTGTTTCGAGCCGACAGCAGCAAGCATGTATCCCGAGGGATTTCAAACCGTCGTGACGGTTCCGGCCATCGCCCGACGGTGGGAAGGAGAGTCTCGGCCCCGTCATTTCGTGGGTGTGGCGGCGGTCGTCACGAAATTGTTCGGGATCGTTCGCCCCCATCGTGCCGTCTTCGGTCAAAAAGACTATCAACAAGCGGCGGTCATTCGGCGGCTGATCGAGGACTTGAACCTTGACATCACGCTCGACGTTCGCGCGACCGTCAGGGAACATGACGGCTTGGCCATGAGTTCTCGCAACGTGTACCTTTCGACGGAACAACGGCGGATCGCCCCGGTCTTTTACCGAGCCTTGCAAGCCGGTCGGCGGGCGATCGAAGAGGGAGCGACGGACACGGCTTCGGTGCGAGAGGTTATGCAGAAGGTGATCGCCGAAGAACCCACCATTCAGATCGACTATCTGGCGGTCTGCGATCCGATCACACTAGAACCGACCCTGACTATCGGTCGACATGCCGTCCTGCTCGGAGCCATCCGCATCGGCTCCGTACGATTGATCGATACTGTAATGGTAAAGCGGTCCGCTCGATGATGGCTTACATGCCGCTGGTTGGAAGGCGGCTGAGGCTGACGAGCAGCCCGAGCACGATTTGACTGAGCCGTTGTTTATCTCGGGGCGCCATCTCGAGAAAGGAGATCCCAAGAGAGGACGGGCGAACGGAGGCCACCATCCCCGATTCGATGGTGATCGGCTCCGGCTCCGACGTCGGCTTCAACGTCAGTTCGAGAAACGTGCCTCGCGGCAGTTCAGCCGTTGTCCGCAGCGTGCACCCCCCCATCGAAATTTCCGTGATCCGATTTGTGCCCCGCAGATTACTATCCGTCAAGAATCCCGCTTCAATAGAAGTCGGGAGGCGTTTGTATTGGCGCTTATCGAACGCTTGTGTGTCTTCGCGGGCACCGGACCAAAATGCGCGGAACTGATTCGTACAGAGCTGGCACCGGAAGGGGAAGACATTGATACGACTGAGGAGACGCCCCACAGCCCCCTCTCGAGAGGTGGCGCGGACAAACGGTGTTCCACAATTCGGACAGTGCAGATCCTTCATCAAGATGAAGGGACCCCTTAGCCAGCAGCTTCGGGCTCGAGCGTGACCGATGATGCCCCGCTTTGCTCAGCCAGAATCGGTTCAAGGCATGCCGGCGAGTAGGTTGCCGGCTTCACCCATTTGCCATCTTCCCGCTTGTAGCCGCCCACCTTACTCATATTGGACCGATGGACCTCTCGAAAAACAGGATCCATATCGATGCCGTAGGACACGGCCGTGCCATAGACCACGTAGAGGAGATCGGCGAGTTCTTTGGAGATCGACTCAAGGTCGCCATCGATTAGCGCTTCTTTCAGCTCTTCGAACTCCTCCTGAATCAATCTGATTCGCAGTTCACGCGTCCGCTCATCCACAACGGTGGGGCTGCGATGCACCAGAATGTCAAAGGCGCGGTGAAATGCCTCGACCATGGATTGTGCATCCGACATCATGACTCCTTATCAGGGTTCGTACGGCAATGCTTTGCGTGGCACCAACTCCAACGGATCTAACGAGGTGATTTCCTTGTCGGATGACACGCCCAGGTCTTTGAACCGGCGCGCGGCCGGCAAGATCCTCGTTTCCAGCGACCCCACCGCTTTGTTGTACGACGAGACACTTTTCCCGAGTGCCTGCCCCACATCATTGAGGTGCTCTGCCAGCACGGCCATCCGTTCATAGAGATCCTTTCCTAATCGGCCAGCCTCGTCGGCATGGGCCGTCAATTGTTCCTGTCGCCAGCCGTAGGCCACCGCGCGTAAAAGCGCCATCAGGGTTGTCGGCGTGGCCAGGACCACCCCACGGGAAAATCCTTCTTCGATGAGTTGAGGATCCTGTTCAAGGGCCGCCCCGAGAAACTGTTCGCCCGGTAGGAAGAGCACGACGAACTCCGGTGCCTGATCAAACTGGTTCCAATAAGCTTTGAGGCTCAACTCATCCATGCGGGATCGTACCTGCGCTGCATGTCGACGCAATCCCTCCAGACGCCGTTCCTCGGTGGTCGCCTCATGGGCATCGAGATACCCGGCCAAGACCGTTTTGGCATCCACAATGACCTGTCGGCCTCCGGGAAGCTGAACGATCATGTCCGGCCGGAGACGCCCATCGTCGACCGTGACGGACTCTTGCTCGACAAAATCGCAGTGCGCCACCATGCCGGCCAGTTCGGCCACTCGCTTGAGCGTGATCTCACCCCAGCGGCCTCGCACGGCGGGCGCCCGCAGCGCGTTGACCAGATTCCCGGTTTCCTGCTGTAGTCGCTGCTGCGACTCGGCAAGCAACTTGAGGTGCTGATCAAGGCTCCCGTAGGCGCCTTGTCGGGCTTGCTCCATCTGGCGCAGATGCTCGTCATATCGCTTGAGCGAATCCTGCAACGGCTGCACGATGCTGTCGATCGCCTGTTGACGTTGAGCCAGATCGCCCTTGGCTTCGATCTGCAAACTCTCGAACGCCACCTTGGCAAGATTCAGAAATGCGTCGTTGTTCTGCTTGAGCGCTTCACCGGACAAGGCCTGGAAGGTTTCAGCTAATTCCTGCCGCGATTGAGCTAGCAGCGATTTCTGTTCTTCGACATACCGACTGGTCTCAGCGACCAGCGTCTCGGCCACCGCTCGTGCCCGCAACGAATCGGAGAGTTGCTGCCTGACTTGACCAAGCTCCGTTCGATCAGTCTCGACCTGTCGCCGCAACTCATCAGCCAACGTTTCGGCACGTTGGGCGCGCTCGGTCAGATTCAGAAGTTGTCCCTGGAGGCGTCCACGTAGGCGGGCAGTAACAGAAAAACCAGCGATCAGCGCACCGAGTGCTCCTCCGGCAAGCAACCCAATCGTCAAGACAGTACTATCAACCATAGTTCTCGATCCGCGCCATCAGAAGAACTAGACAGAACCCGACCGGCTTGTTCCGAGTGCAACTACAATCAGGAAAGGATTTTTTTCGGAGAGTACGCAAACCAACTCAAAACGTCAAGGGTGAGAAGCGTTTAGGGCCGATCGGCCCTATAAGGAATTTGTTCGGAATCTTAACGGTCTGCTGCCTCGGTCACGACGTGACGGCGGCCTCTCGTCGTACGACGATGGCTCCCTGCATCGCATCAACCATAAGAAACTCACCCTCATGTATCCGAACAGTGGCGCCTGACACATTGACAACGGCCGGTAAGCCGTATTCGCGCGCGATGATGGCACCGTGTGACAAGGTTCCTCCCATCTCGGCAACGAGACCCGCGGCGATGACAAAGAGCGGAGCCATGCCGGGATCGATCACTGACGTGACGATGATATCGCCTCTCTTAACTTTTCCCCAGTCGGCCATGGACCGAACAAGCCGAGCCGGCCCAGAAACAGAACCGGCACTGACGGGGATTCCCTTGAACACTTTTTCGGACAGATCGACACCGTGTCCGGCGAGCCCATCACGAACTTCTTTCCAGACTCGAATCGTATCGGGCACGGTAACCAGTCGTTGGCGCTCGCGCTCCATGCGACGGGCTTGCACAATTTCACGCCAATCACGCTGCCGGCCAGCTGTCACATCGACCCGTTCCTCGAGCGTCAGGAAGAATAGGTCCTCCCGTGAAACGAGCAGGCCTCGCTCTACGAGTAATTCGCCCAGGCGAAGCAAAAGGTTCCTGGCCGCGGTCGAGTAAAACATCAGATGATGCCGATTCGCTTCTCGCAGGGCAAAGAATCGGCAGAGGCGTCGATACCACCAGAGAAAAATCCACCATCGATAGAAGAACCACGCACATCGCCGCCGGATTTCAGCCAGCGCGTGCGCTCTGGTAGCAGCCTGACGGGCAAGAATGTCGGCGGGGGTTGTATGGGCTGGAGACAGGAGTTGGGCACGTACGATCGATAGCAACAGTTCCGGCTGATCTGCAAACCGAGGAGACATGACATCTGATTCCCCGACACCACGATGACCATACTCCTCCAGATACCGATCGAATGCCCGAAGGAACTCGGTGTTTTTTAAAATCTGTCGAAAGTCCGCCCGAATCGGCGCGTCTGTTGTCAGCAGATAGAAGGCTGCCGGTTCGGACCGGGCGGTCTCGGCCAATTCCGCCAACAGCACGATTTGCTGAGCGCTGACCACCGATCCTTGTCCTTGAAGCGCGGCATTCAGCAGGGCTCGCCAATCTGCACCCGCCCAGGGAGGTAAGAAGGTTCCCAGCGCCTGAAGGCACAGAGACACTCCTCCGGCAATCCCAAACGTGAGCTCGTGTGTATCGAGCCACCGCTCAAGGTCATCCAGACGAGAGGAGACGTCCCTATCGGTGAGCCGACGAAGATGGGCTGGCTGGTAGAGGGCCGCGAAGTCTTTCATTTCTTTAAACCAGGTGGGGCCGTATTTCGCGGCCTTTCCCATTTCCCGCAAACTCAGCCATCCGGCTCGCAAGAAGGAACTCCATCCGAGTGGCTGCACCTCCGGCATCATTGTCGGAGATTCTCCTCCCATCTGTTCCGTGACAAGCGACGGATTGCCGCGTAGCTGCAAGATCAGTGAATGCATCAACGTCATGTTGATGTAGGGACGGCCGTGAAGAACTCGGACCGATGTCATCCCAGCGGGGATCGTGCAACCGAGCCGTCGATAGGGAGCGATGATGTAGGCTTCCATGAACCGTTCAAGAAACGAGAGGCCCATCGGGCTCGGCAGCTCCGGCAGCGTTTCTTTGAAGTTCGCGCGTGACCACTCGCCGTCGTCATTCGTGAGCGGGAAGGAAGCAGGCCGACGGGTGATGGGGCGTGCCTGCAGCAGCCACATCCCTCGTTCGTCGATGAGCCATTCGATATCGACAGGATTGCGCAGTGCCCGTTCGACCTCTTTGGTCACTCGGGCCAGCTCAGTCAACTGCTCATCCGTCAGGCTTGTGCGCCCGGCATCGCCGAGTGAGACGGCTTCTTCTCGGACACCCTCCTCACTCAGACGCAGGACCCGTTCTTTCTTGGCGATGATCCGTTCCGCGACCGACATGGTCCTCACATCAGGGCCGACTCGCACCACATACTGATCCGGCGTGACCGTTCCCTCTACCAATGACGCGGCGATTCCCGGAACAGCATTCACCAGCACTGTATCGGCTCGACCAGTCAGCGGATGAACGGAGTAGGCCACTCCGGCGACTTGACCATCGAGCATAGGTTGAATGACGACTGCCATCGCGGGTGCTGTCTTCGTCAATCCCGATTGCTGATGGTACTGCACCACTCGGTCATCCCAGATGGAGGTCCAGAGATCTTTGATCGCCCGTTCCATTTCGGACAGCGGCACACCGAGATGTGTTCGGTACAGGCCTGCAAAGCTGGCATGGACGGCATCTTCGTTCGTCGCGGATGATCGCACCGCCCAGAGAGCATGGGCCGGTCGGTCGAGTTGGCTGAGAGCCCGTTGTACCTGCTCAATCAAATCGTGACATTCCACGTTTCGAATCAGGGTCTGACATTCAGTCAGGACGCGTACCCTGTCAGCTGTCGATGCCCGAAGAAGCCGGGTCCACCGCTCCGGCAGAGAGAAACCCCGAGCCTCAAGATAGGCTTGATAGGCTTCTGTCGTCACACAGAGACCCGAGGGAACACGAAACCCATGCGCGATCAGGCGTGCCAAACCGGCCGCCTTCCCACCGACGA encodes:
- a CDS encoding LL-diaminopimelate aminotransferase, encoding MGGFPIEVATRIKTLPLYLFAAIDKMKQEAIARGVDIINLGIGDPDLPTPAPIIESLAQAAKNPKHHQYPSYEGMLTFRKAVADWYKRRFDVTLDPANEVLTLIGSKEGIGHIHLAFVDPGDVVLVPSPGYPVYPVGTSFSGGVSHIMPLTKSNGFLPDLKAIPKDVAKKAKLMWLNSPNNPTSVIMTKDYFKRVVEFAHENQVIVCHDAAYSEIFYDGRRPASFLEVEGAKDVGVEFHSLSKTYNMTGWRIGFAVGNKDVLAGLGKVKSNLDSGCFEAIQAAGITALGLDDSVTDGLRKVYQERRDTLVPGLKKLGLEVDPPPAAFYVWVTVPKGYTSASFTAHLLEKAGIVTTPGNGFGAPGEGYIRMTVCTTKERLAEAVERIKKAGF
- the folK gene encoding 2-amino-4-hydroxy-6-hydroxymethyldihydropteridine diphosphokinase; translated protein: MRETVFIGFGSNVGDRVDFCDRAVTLLSLLPHSQVAGVSLLYETEPVYDHAQPGDGWFLNGAIQLDTEVTPRSLLTVLREIERSLGRDDENRLGPRTIDLDILFYGQRIINEPDLVVPHPRLHQRRFVLMPLSELDPLWMHPTRQRTVSQMLAEAQDRSEVRLLFPQPSMRYGSRPACSPPQGS
- the panC gene encoding pantoate--beta-alanine ligase → MKIIRSLQAMTAWSEALRREGVTIGFVPTMGALHDGHRALIRAARLQCDALVVSIFVNPTQFGPQEDLATYPRPIAKDRALCRAEGVDVCFEPTAASMYPEGFQTVVTVPAIARRWEGESRPRHFVGVAAVVTKLFGIVRPHRAVFGQKDYQQAAVIRRLIEDLNLDITLDVRATVREHDGLAMSSRNVYLSTEQRRIAPVFYRALQAGRRAIEEGATDTASVREVMQKVIAEEPTIQIDYLAVCDPITLEPTLTIGRHAVLLGAIRIGSVRLIDTVMVKRSAR
- a CDS encoding PilZ domain-containing protein codes for the protein MKDLHCPNCGTPFVRATSREGAVGRLLSRINVFPFRCQLCTNQFRAFWSGAREDTQAFDKRQYKRLPTSIEAGFLTDSNLRGTNRITEISMGGCTLRTTAELPRGTFLELTLKPTSEPEPITIESGMVASVRPSSLGISFLEMAPRDKQRLSQIVLGLLVSLSRLPTSGM
- a CDS encoding MazG nucleotide pyrophosphohydrolase domain-containing protein, translated to MMSDAQSMVEAFHRAFDILVHRSPTVVDERTRELRIRLIQEEFEELKEALIDGDLESISKELADLLYVVYGTAVSYGIDMDPVFREVHRSNMSKVGGYKREDGKWVKPATYSPACLEPILAEQSGASSVTLEPEAAG
- the rmuC gene encoding DNA recombination protein RmuC; the protein is MVDSTVLTIGLLAGGALGALIAGFSVTARLRGRLQGQLLNLTERAQRAETLADELRRQVETDRTELGQVRQQLSDSLRARAVAETLVAETSRYVEEQKSLLAQSRQELAETFQALSGEALKQNNDAFLNLAKVAFESLQIEAKGDLAQRQQAIDSIVQPLQDSLKRYDEHLRQMEQARQGAYGSLDQHLKLLAESQQRLQQETGNLVNALRAPAVRGRWGEITLKRVAELAGMVAHCDFVEQESVTVDDGRLRPDMIVQLPGGRQVIVDAKTVLAGYLDAHEATTEERRLEGLRRHAAQVRSRMDELSLKAYWNQFDQAPEFVVLFLPGEQFLGAALEQDPQLIEEGFSRGVVLATPTTLMALLRAVAYGWRQEQLTAHADEAGRLGKDLYERMAVLAEHLNDVGQALGKSVSSYNKAVGSLETRILPAARRFKDLGVSSDKEITSLDPLELVPRKALPYEP
- a CDS encoding PEP/pyruvate-binding domain-containing protein gives rise to the protein MDRPLLLPLNACTDPGVVGGKAAGLARLIAHGFRVPSGLCVTTEAYQAYLEARGFSLPERWTRLLRASTADRVRVLTECQTLIRNVECHDLIEQVQRALSQLDRPAHALWAVRSSATNEDAVHASFAGLYRTHLGVPLSEMERAIKDLWTSIWDDRVVQYHQQSGLTKTAPAMAVVIQPMLDGQVAGVAYSVHPLTGRADTVLVNAVPGIAASLVEGTVTPDQYVVRVGPDVRTMSVAERIIAKKERVLRLSEEGVREEAVSLGDAGRTSLTDEQLTELARVTKEVERALRNPVDIEWLIDERGMWLLQARPITRRPASFPLTNDDGEWSRANFKETLPELPSPMGLSFLERFMEAYIIAPYRRLGCTIPAGMTSVRVLHGRPYINMTLMHSLILQLRGNPSLVTEQMGGESPTMMPEVQPLGWSSFLRAGWLSLREMGKAAKYGPTWFKEMKDFAALYQPAHLRRLTDRDVSSRLDDLERWLDTHELTFGIAGGVSLCLQALGTFLPPWAGADWRALLNAALQGQGSVVSAQQIVLLAELAETARSEPAAFYLLTTDAPIRADFRQILKNTEFLRAFDRYLEEYGHRGVGESDVMSPRFADQPELLLSIVRAQLLSPAHTTPADILARQAATRAHALAEIRRRCAWFFYRWWIFLWWYRRLCRFFALREANRHHLMFYSTAARNLLLRLGELLVERGLLVSREDLFFLTLEERVDVTAGRQRDWREIVQARRMERERQRLVTVPDTIRVWKEVRDGLAGHGVDLSEKVFKGIPVSAGSVSGPARLVRSMADWGKVKRGDIIVTSVIDPGMAPLFVIAAGLVAEMGGTLSHGAIIAREYGLPAVVNVSGATVRIHEGEFLMVDAMQGAIVVRREAAVTS